The genomic DNA GTAGGGGTCTGGCTTAACAAGGTGCTTGATCTCCTCTCTTACATGAGTTCTTGTAAAGATGTAAACAAAAGGACATGTAATTAAAAGGAGAGGGTATGCAGCAGAAACACGAGACCAATCTCTCAACAGCTGTTTTATGATATGAAAACAGCCTGAGGTCAATATTGGTATTTAAACGAAGAGACCCCTTGGAGTGAGTTTCCTGAAAGCTTTGTAGCACTAAGCATATATTGTCCATATGATCAGTGCTACGAAGCTCTTGGGAAACACCCCTAAAGTGTTTCTTTCTTAACCCTTGACACTTGTGGAAATTGGCAAATATGGTTTGGGACAACTTGAAATGTTTCCAACAGGAAAACTATAAAAACATATGCatgaccatggtagcaattgaaagagaacatttaggagattatggggaaatgatCAGATCAAAAGtaacaacagttcacctgacaagactgaatccaaaattacactgttgatgttatgtgcattttacatttactgtacttttcgcagCATTTGtcaataacgaaatctgaaaatactctggatataTTCAGAAATATAATAAGAATATTCATGGTAAttttggggtaggtgcaacataagaaaaAATATTACAAGGGTTTGaatgagaggtctaactggtgtctccaagtggccacacgcCTCTCCAAACTgggcacagttcctaagtaatatcaatgcacttttatgactcaaggaAAGAGCCTTCAACAATAKgttttttttagtttttttttagctctcctagctttgccgttgaggaactgaagcaagcacacttgtCATTTTTTGGTTTGGAACACATCCCTGCCACACCATCACAaatttactgttgttgtttatgcaATCCAAAAACTCACCATTATAAAATTGAAATCTGGATCAGGTGAGCATAATTTGAAAGCTTATTGTATTACCAGCTAAGTTKtaaaaaaaacaattttacagtgttaggctttcacaaggcacttCAGACAGATGCATGTCATCCTTGTAACATAGCGATCATAATTGTTGATATTGTCAATTACAGTTTtcaagtgcacatttggactgaTGGACGTGTGGTTTGCTTTTACGACATCAACGCGGTATTTATTATCATCTTCAACGTCTCATCCTTCACGTCTCatcctcactcagacaacaaaatatTTCCAAAAGTAGCATAATTTTGTTGTGCATGGTACACACGTTTAGAACGGCTGTTAGTTGAATCCCATACAGCGCTATAAAGGGaagagcctgagctctgacgttaTATATACCGTATGTTACAGTATAGCCAGTGACcaagaattgtaggaaattaacttaaaaactctctctccactgtcaagagggtggccgctaaaatgttttgcttcacttacggcccccaaaaggctagggctctGACTGAGGCCCCttatgatgagttcagattgtcTGTGGccaccacccccatcaaagttgcccatcccttgtATAAAGGGTTAAAATGTCCTCCTTTAGATTACTACCTGGATTTATTTCAATAACAACAGATTTTTGCTTTCCATTGCAAGACCTTTTGCTAcgttgtgccctactgaacatgaccctgatgTGGTTCCTCCATCCCCATCCTCAACTTCAGATTCCTTCCACTGATGCCATCCAGGTCCAGAAACATGTCTAGATCACAGCCCAGCTTCCCGAAGCCGTTCACGGAGGAGCCAAAGGGCCGAATGGTGCATTCTGGGAAATATGCAGCAGCTATGTCGTTCAGCAGCGAGCAGACCAGGAAGCGCAGACAGACATTCTCTTCTGTTAGCTGGTATGTCTCTGTAAGGGAGGTGATTTGTTGgtctgagatagagagagaagacagacacagcGTTCTCATTGGGGTGAACAATATTTGTGCTTGAAGCAAGGGATCTCTTGAAATCTCTATAATTTATATTCAACTTTGTCTTGGTATAAATGTTTGTCACCTAAATTAGCACTAAAGCTGACATTGTACCTATATGTGTTCCCAGGGACATCATAAATGTTGCTATGCTAATCTGCATTCTTGCAATCTTCATTTAGTCAGTTAGACAACTTCAGACAGCCTAGTATTTTAGAAACCAGTCCATGTCGACTTACACTGTCCTCTTTGgacagtctctgtctctgtatgaggTCGTTGATGGGGATGGTTGTCTGTGGTTGGCACTGACGGGCAGACTGGCCGTTAAGACAGGTCTACAGGACCCGTTTTTTTGAGGGACAGCAATCTGGACTTGAAAGGCACTGTAGCTTCATAGTTGACGCTGGGGATGACGGTCATTTCATGTAGTGAAGTGAGGCTCTCCTTGCTGGTYAACTCCACCAGTTATCTTTGACAACCTCCTTTCAATATACATTAAAGATAGAGcttttttaaaatgttggttagattttatttttggtttcagacacagatgaaaaaataatacaataaataatattGAGTACAATTGCCATTATAGATTGTTGTTCTTAAATAATTGTACACATTTTTGTACATTCAGCAGCGTGtgttaataaatatataaaatatactttgcaAGCGTTCTTAAAATGATGTACACATTATATGGTCGATTAGTCCAGTTGTATATATTTGATGTAACCCCTTCCTTCCATTTACAGAAAAGCAGATTTTTGGCAACTGCTAGGGCCAGGGCTACACTTGTTTTTGTGATTGTTCAGTCCAAAACCTCCCGATTTTTTCACAGTCCCATACCATATGTAGATAAGTCCCCTCTTCAGATGAACATCTCCAGCAGCAGGCGTCTGTGGGCTTCAGACTGACCCTGTGAAGCTTACTAGGAGTCGAATGGTAAAGGTGTATCGTTTTCGATTGCGTTCGCTTAAGAGACATCTGCCGAAAACCTCATTCCATTCTGCCTTGGTGATATCGCAGTCCAAGTCTATTTCCCATATTCTCTTCAGGGCCTGGAGTCAGATGATATTACTCCAAGGATCACTCTATAGACTCCAGGACTTTTATTTGGTAGATAGtgggaaaacgattggaaccatttccctgtttgaccgctaggttttatgggtattatgacacctgcactgtggggctctatggaGCCTGAATTGCTTAGAAATAGTTCCATTGGCGGTAACTGTGGCACTGGCCCCCGGAATACAGGGTTTTGATCCATCATATAAAGTGGGGGCTAAATCCATAGGACTCCAGTGCTTTAAATAGGAAACCCCACTCCACCCTATCAAATGCTTTCTCAGCATCCAGGGACAGAGCTATGGCGGGGTTTGGCAGGTCCTCATTGCCCattttatatacttttatttgtATGCTATCAGCACCGTACCAGTGTTGGAAAAAGCCAACCTGATCAGGGTGAACCGGGTTGCTTGCAAAGTGTTCTAGTCTTTTTGTTAAGACTTTAGACAATATCTTTAGGTCACAGTTTAGTATTGAGAGGGGGTGGTAATTCCCACATTGTGTAGGAGAAAAGATAGACCTCCTTATAAATTACTCCCTTAACAATACAATATTTTCAGTGAATTGAATTATGTTCAGTTATTTTTGGATATGCTATTTCCCATCATACTGTAGTTACATacaaattgcttttgtttttgtttccatACATTCGTGTTGATTTGTAGATTCATATCTTAGCACAACTGAAATACTTACATAGCttatataaaataaacatttgttgatATTTACATGTCTGGATAAATACTTCAGtaactttttgttgttggttttaGCAGGGCAGCTGATTAGGACAGATCTCTCTGCCTGCTCTATCCTCTCTTCTTGTAATGTGTAAAAATAGACCTTTGGTTCTAAAATCAAGAAAACAGACCGACACTTCCGTTTTTGACATGGAAATGTAGGCCTAATCCATCTGGCTAACTATATAGATGCCATGCTAGTATGGTGTTTTCGCTAGCTACTTGCCACAACTTTGTGGCCCCTATGCCTTTAATGTTGAGCATGATCAGCTAAACTACATGAATTAACAAGTGGCAGGGAGCTTGAACTGGAGTAGTCTTGGGGCAactgccagctagctagctaacgtaacctACAATGAATGGCTAGCTCATGTTACTTACAGGATGCGTCTAATCGTTGGATGAAAAACCTACCGATTTCATGTTTCTTTTTGAGTACATTGGTCTTCCTAGTAGCAGTACTATTTCCGATCTTTTTTTGAAAGCATGAATCTAGTTATTGGAAGCGTTTTGAGAGGCTACCGCTTCCTCTCATACATTACCTACACGCCAAAGGATGACGCCATTGATGCCCCCAGAGTGGCATTAAAGCGCATATGCGTGTTTCCCCTGTTCAGAGACGGCTCAAACAGAACAAAGGCGGCTCAGTCAGCTGTAATATTAATATTGTGTTTTTACTCATGTGTAATAACAAACTGATCAATTTAATTGTTTGTATTGAAATGACTTTGTTTGCTCTCTGTAATGCAACCACCTGCGTTTCGTTTCATTACACCTTTATCACTTAAGTAATTTGTCATATAACTGTTATTGAACTTCAACAACACGAGACATTGCGAAATACAGTATTTTTCTTGACGCACATAGAGCGCAAGAGTTGAAAAATCGGAGAAGGGTGAAATTGCGTTCCTGTATGTGGTAATTAATGCACAATCATGTTGGATGCCAGCAACTGATTAACCCCGCGGGGGCGcaaacggtagctagctagccatacaCCAGTACGTtagacagtgtccttcgtccCGCTTGTTGGGCACTGGTTtctgttgataaaacgtttactggagacaggagaccaagtggagacataggacgaggtggataagtttataataaggccgttttattaaagtgtaaagatatcaggcaaaaacgtgcacggcccctttctgtcagattcttatgaaatcgtcggagaagagaGCCCCTCTAagcagtacatacagattatataggcaacaagcaaagtaggttgatcttgtcgtctggccttccgattggtcgatctgggtcgtgggtagtcctgttcggcctgatgtcgacattccattggcttttcacacagttctttgtactagtcacatccaaaggcatcctgcatgtgcgtttgttttcacaggccctattcatgggggaggggatgtgtgtgtgggtctgacaaagtagtgggaatgggtgcatgttgtgccaagaatagcttatgttgagaagtggttaaaacaagttactagtatctaatacaatttcttacattTCCCCCAGTTCGACGGTAAGGGCAGGTTTTCAGTAGTCGGGAGCGAAGGACAATGGGTGCTAGCTTAACCAGCTGAAGTactctggtacacagcaggcgggaggctagctagctagcacacggtGTTGCAAACTATCAAGCTAGTTAGTACACGTGTCGCCCCAGCCTCCCGTCTGATGTGCTTGCGGGAAGCAGGGGCGACTGGTAGACATTGTCCTTCGCCCCTGCCTGTGGGGCATGGTTTTCTacggtacacagcaggcgggagcGACACAGTGTGCTATCTAACGAGCAAGTTAGCTAGCGCACTCTGTCGCCCTCGCATGTCGTCTGATGTGCTAGCGGGGACAACGGATAGACAGTGTCCTTCACCCCCACCTGTCGGGCACGGGTTTCTCTCCGGTACAATGCATGCGGGAGCGACACCgtgtgttagctaactagcaagctgctGTGCTAGTGGGGgcgaccggtagacagtgtccttcgccccctcctgtcgggcactgtttttcccacagttctgttaaCGAATGTGAGGGCAGGCGGGAGCGAATTACACTGTTCACCGCTAGCTAGCAAGGCGTACTCCGGTATGCAGGGGAAAAAATCGMAGACAATACTTTTACTTCCCTTTTGACCCACATTCAAAAGTGTCACACASGCATGAAGGTGCATTCCATACAGAACCAATCAGTCGATTCGAACCAATGGGATGCTCTGGGGGGGAttaaggaaaatgaaaagaaaaacgaAACTACAAAGGAACCCTATGTCTATAACACTCACAGCATTCGCATAGTTTTTCATAAATACAGCACTACACCTGCACACGGAGACTGATATGGACTTCCTCTGTTGACAACTTCCTCACTGGTGACAGTCCGTAGGCTTCAATGAGCAATAGAGTTGACTGCATACAGACGCAAGAATGGAGTGAGCGCAGTCAGACCTGATCCTAAGTTATTACAAAGACTCAGGTAATCATATTCATATTACGCTTTTATAAACTAATCCTGATTCGCCTTATTTGCTTCCAACCTTAGTTTTCCAAAACGTCAATTAATTTAGTTGCATTTCTTCTTCACTTGGTTACAATGAGAACACATCATGTGATTTAGGAGAAATTGACATTTAGCCTGTTATGTTTTCATCACTTTATTATGTCTTCTGAAGTCCATGAGTTTGTGTACCCTAACATGAGGGTTCAATTTCACCAGAGGCTTCCCAGCTAATTGTGAAATTACCTTTATCTGCAAGGAAAACGGGTTTATCTATAGATTAGATTTCCCCTCCTTTGCTCTGCTTCCCCAACAAGCTGTACCAGGATCAGAATGTCAACGGCTCTTTCCATCATGGAATCTCAACTTTCCATTTCAGAACCCATTTTTYGGACAGCGAATGAAACAAGATGGATTACAAATATGACAATGCTGGAATAGAACTCCTGCTGGCTCACATGAACATAGAGGACATAATCGACGTGGTGGAAAATCTCTACCACACAAAGGAAGAGGAAAAAGAGGCCGGGGCGTCGTTTGAGGAGGGTCTCTCTCAGGAGGAGATGGACCAGAACGAGGAGACAGTGGATGATTCATGGGGCGAAGTGACAGGAGGGACCCAGGGGACACAGCAGGGGAACAGTGGTGGTAGGGTAAGGTACGGGACAGTGTCGGACTTGCTCTCTTTCGTCAACCAGATCTCTAACATGCAGCCAGAAGTACTGCAGCACCTGCCGGAGGAGATGGGTGTGTTACTGAACAAGGTGAGACTTCAGGACATTGGTTAGTCTTTTGAGTAGACAATGTTGATGGATCTGCTCACAAAGGACTCAWAGTGTTAGAAATTacattgcatgtgtgtgtctcggtctgtgtttgtctgtgaatgGGTAGAGTTAAGAATAGTATACTTCTTTGTACAGGGTTTTACCAGCCTTTACTGGGTCAGAAGCACCTCTCACACTGTATTTCATTACTTCTGTGCAGAAACACATGGGGCTGAAGAAGGGTCACTATCGCATCGATTCAGATGTGTTTCTGTTTCCATGGAAGTGGACCTATAAGACTCCTGGCGCCGGCGGCCATGTTCCAAAGGGCTCTTTTGGGAAAGTCCACTTGGCCCAGGATACCATAACCAGGAAGAGAATGGCATGCAAACTGGTGAGTCAATGAGCCCCGTGCTGGAATGTCTGGCATGTTTGCAGAATGGATTTCTCGAAGCAACCAGTTTGTTAGGACAAAAATCCACATCAAAGCATCATGTCACATGTCAAGTCAGTCAGGCCTTTGCACACAAACACTTTGAAACTTGCAAGAAGATCATTGTTTTCACTGTGACACAAAAAAGCCAGCATTGCATATGGATGGAAACTGAAAGTATTTGGCTGGCTACCCCACAGGAAACTCAACAGAAACCCCCCACAGTAACAGCTCTGGTTTTTGACAATAACAAATGCAGTGGGAGAGAATCAAACGGCATTATAGAATATCACCATTACCAAGTTTTCCCCGCTCTAGTTCTCATTTGATATCTATGTTTCCATTTTGAGCTTAATGATTAGGCCTACTAGTATTCACCTGGGGTGAGGATAGCATTGATATTATGTCAGCCCACAAATAGTTACACATGATGGGAGTGGCTTCCTGGTCTGTTTATTCAATAGTCATTGGAAAGTTTACATACTAAAGACTTTGTGCCTTAATGGTTATATCCATGCTCCTAGATCCCCATGGAACACTTCAAACCAGCCGATGTGGAGATCCAGGCACGGTTCCGTCACGAGAACATTGCAGAGCTCTATGGTGCTCTCCTCTGGGACCAAAACATCCACCTGTTCATGGAAGCCGGCGAGGGAGGGTCGGTTCTGGAGAAACTGGACAGCTGTGGCCCCATGAGGGAGTTTGAGATAATCTGGGTCACCAAGCAAGTCCTCAGGGGCTTGGAGTACCTACACTCTCACAATGTCATCCACCACGACATCAAACGTGAGTAAGAGCCCAAAACAAATGTCGAAAAACACACATTAGTAGACAGAGTAGTGTAAGAGTAAGCATAGAGTGAGATGAAGAGGAATAGGCGTACAGACTCTACTTTTACCAGGGTTTAGAAACCTAGGGTTTCTCAAATTCTAGCCTCAAATACAACAGAAATGGAACCCAGGTATGTCTACACATGCYCACATGCACGCTAGTGTATTTGGGGCCTGTGACTGTCATCATCCACTTTACATCATCTACTTTACAAATGTAACCAGGAAAGGGAAGGGCTTTAGAGTAGACTGCAGCTTAAAGCAACGGCTTCATAGGAAACTCAGCCGTAGACACCTTAAGAAACCACAGagctccctatatagtgtacttctCATTTCCTTTGAATGTACACACAGTTCTCATCACATACACAGTAGGTCAATAGCAATTTTAGCAAATTATAGAATAAGTATTGACCTTTGAAAGTAGTGATGTATCTAGTCTTTCGTGATAGACTAATAACATAYCACTGTAGCTAGTTAGTGCACACTATATTTGGTTCTGTGTTCTGAGATTATACTGTATCTTGCAGCAAAGATTCTTTAGCTATGACATGGCTGAACTGAGCAGCTTTTATGGTgaatctcactctccctccctccccccctctcttcagCCAGCAACATCGTCCTGATGTCAGACAAAGCYGTTCTGGTGGACTTTGGCCTGACGGTACAGATGACAGAGAAGGTATACACCCCTAGGGATCTACGAGGCACAGAGGTGAGTGATTCTGCAGTTTTTTTCTCTTCAACACCCTCAGGCCTATGACATGACAACAAAATACACCCTCGGGTCTATGCCATGACCTagaggtttggggtcaattcgttttcaattcagtcaatcaacatttttttaattggaattggaatttcggTTTCTGAAttatgaattgaaatggaattgacccgaACCATGATGACCTATGACATGCCAAACAACAAGAGCAATGCGTTGGAAGAACCATCCTACTCCTGTTACTCCACGAGAAGTTGAATAAGTGTGTTTACTAGAAGATAAAAAAGCTGTTTCTAGTTTTGGGATTGAGATCACMCAATGCCTCAGGACACTCTGATAATGATTTATTCAGAAGACAAGTCAGTGCTCCTCTCACAGTGTCTCAGTCAAAAAAAGGTGCAGGGAAATCACATCAAGCATGAAGAGATCTTGTACGGTGGACTATTggtttttgtgtgtaatgtatagGCTACAGAGTTTTACATAGGCTACAAAAGGCTGCAAAGGCTACAAAATGTACAGTGTTTAAGGTTGAATGCCTTTGAACAGTAGCATTTTCAGATTCAAATGTAGTTAGGAACAGGAGGATGAGGGGAAGGGAGGGTCTTAAAAAAGATCATAGTGATTGCCTCATCTATATTTTCCCAATTCACTCCACTACCCTCTGTGGTAACCTATACCCCTGGTGACAGAGTGGGAACGTCCCAGAGCAGAGAGCTAGACACCCAGCACAGCATTAATAACAGGGAGGGAAAGAGCTACCAAACAGACAGCTAGCCAAAGGAGTGGAGCTGCTGAGGCTGACATTAAGGCTGAGGCTGACATTAAGGCTTTTTTCATGTTGTGATTGTTATTATTATCACTGGCTTCATGACTACATAACAAAAAATTGCATTTGATAAAGAAAAATATTGTGTACTTTCCAAACacttattttcttcttctacaaTTGGCATTATGCCATTGACCCTGTGAGTAACAGTTGTCTTTTGTTTTCTTCCCCAGATGTATATGAGCCCGGAGGTGGTTCTTTGTCGAGGACACAACACCAAGACAGATATCTACAGCCTGGGCACCACCATCATCCATATGCAGACTGGCAGCCCACCCTGGGTCAGGAGATACCCACGCACCGCCTACCCTTCCTACCTCTACATAGTAAGTACCACCC from Salvelinus sp. IW2-2015 linkage group LG27, ASM291031v2, whole genome shotgun sequence includes the following:
- the LOC111953230 gene encoding mitogen-activated protein kinase kinase kinase 8-like, translated to MDYKYDNAGIELLLAHMNIEDIIDVVENLYHTKEEEKEAGASFEEGLSQEEMDQNEETVDDSWGEVTGGTQGTQQGNSGGRVRYGTVSDLLSFVNQISNMQPEVLQHLPEEMGVLLNKKHMGLKKGHYRIDSDVFLFPWKWTYKTPGAGGHVPKGSFGKVHLAQDTITRKRMACKLIPMEHFKPADVEIQARFRHENIAELYGALLWDQNIHLFMEAGEGGSVLEKLDSCGPMREFEIIWVTKQVLRGLEYLHSHNVIHHDIKPSNIVLMSDKAVLVDFGLTVQMTEKVYTPRDLRGTEMYMSPEVVLCRGHNTKTDIYSLGTTIIHMQTGSPPWVRRYPRTAYPSYLYIIHKLAPPLEDIAEDCSGVMRSFLETALERNPAKRSSAAKLLRDEAINPPREEQPRCWSLDSALVEASHPLLRQHSQQPDTTQESSLYSEPEDSAHLRRKGSLYIDLGAMAGYYNLVRGPPATEYG